One Setaria viridis chromosome 7, Setaria_viridis_v4.0, whole genome shotgun sequence genomic region harbors:
- the LOC117864538 gene encoding phosphatidylcholine:diacylglycerol cholinephosphotransferase 1 — MAQPPPEQERALGEGGERHVPGNACFHVFIVMQARYILWAILTEQRPRAAVAVLMMFTSRGVLGCAMQLPLPTEFLGSGMDFSFFLFFSGHVAGAVIVAANMRRKSRVALAWLYDALNLLQGVKLLACRGHYNIDLAVGVGAGILFDTIARCYFDTKNGGGKNAHCRSCQCHKALLSH, encoded by the exons ATGGCCCAGCCTCCACCCGAGCAGGAGCGAGCGCTGGGGGagggcggcgagcggcacgTCCCAG GCAACGCATGCTTCCATGTGTTCATCGTGATGCAGGCGAGGTACATCCTGTGGGCCATCCTCACGGAGCAGcgtccccgcgccgccgtcgccgtgctcATGATGTTCACCAGCCGTGGCGTGCTCGGCTGCGCCATGCAGCTCCCGCTGCCGACGGAGTTCCTAGGCTCCGGGATGgacttctccttcttcctcttcttctcgggCCACGTCGCCGGTGCGGTGATCGTGGCGGCCAACATGCGCCGCAAGAGCCGGGTCGCGCTGGCGTGGCTCTACGACGCGCTCAACCTGCTCCAGGGGGTCAAGCTGCTCGCGTGCAGGGGACACTACAACATCGACCTAGCCGTCGGTGTCGGGGCAGGGATCCTCTTCGACACGATCGCCAGGTGCTACTTCGACACCAAaaacggcggcggcaagaacgCGCACTGCCGCAGCTGCCAGTGCCACAAGGCTCTCCTCTCGCACTAG
- the LOC117865891 gene encoding two-component response regulator ORR42 — MASKNQGSAPRALVVEDIKVDCVILLRMLHKLNCEATVAHNGKEAIDLFLEGKTFDIVFFDKDMPVMTGSEAVTKIRAMGGTEVKIVGVSADFGGMEAFIGAGANVFVPKPMKLETLDSMLQEVLGKKNISG; from the exons ATGGCATCCAAGAACCAAGGGTCTGCTCCAAGGGCACTAGTCGTTGAGGATATCAAAGTTGACTGTGTAATTCTCTTGCGTATGCTGCACAAACTGAACTGTGAAGCTACAGTTGCTCATAATGGCAAAGAGGCTATTGACCTTTTCCTTGAAGGGAAAACATTTGACATAGTTTTCTTTGACAAGGATATGCCTGTAATGACTGGTTCTGAG GCTGTGACCAAGATTCGTGCCATGGGAGGTACTGAGGTGAAGATCGTTGGAGTCTCAGCAGATTTTGGTGGCATGGAGGCATTCATCGGAGCTGGTGCTAATGTGTTTGTGCCCAAACCCATGAAGCTTGAAACCCTCGATTCTATGCTCCAGGAGGTCCTTGGCAAGAAGAACATTAGTGGCTAG